CTCCAGAGGTAAAGGCTTTCCTTCTGTTATGTCCCTGTATGAATACACAGTACAAAAAAAGGCTTTAAATGGAACATAATATTCATTAGGaatattacagtatacagcAATTTCCTCCATAATTCCATAACTCTTAAACTTCACCCAGGATAACTGTTTTTTCTAAGCTGTTTCTGTACATTTAGGTGTTTCTGCACTGTTCTGGTAGGATTTATAACAGAGGCATCTAAAAACTAACAGGTGAATGTTACAAAGATTTAAGTAAGCATGTATGTTTAGAAGaaattcagatttattatttattaaaaaaattcaactgaAGACTCAAGTCAGTTCTacgcatctcacacacacacacacacctgatgaaACTTTGACATTGTGTGAGAAGCTCAGACGcccgcatcacttcctgttcattTAGGAGGGCAAGGGTTCCTATGGTGAGGTGCAGCTTCACTTGATTTTGAAAGATGCTCACATCCACTCCCATATCCTGTACAGAAAGTCAGACAcgaaaaaaagacaagaaaaactgcatttgttcattcatgAACTTATCTTGTCATACACTATGGactacagtcagctccagaagtACTGGCACCCTTGGTAGGTTAATGACGATGATTGTGGAAAAAGGACGACAACTTTACAACAAAGTATAGAAAAATGATGATGGCTAATGACAATTTTTGTGGAAAAATGGTTTTGTGGTTAagctcacactgaaaatctgacaGAAACCTAaccttcaaaataaaataataataaaaaaaattcaaaaatatctatttttaacaaaaccatgGGTTGGGTGGGGGCTGGGTGGCACGGTGgagcagtgggtagtgttgccgcctcacagcttcagggtcatCGGTTTAATCTAAGcctgggttactgtctgtgtggagtttctctcagtgttcacatgggtttcctcccattggccaaaaacatgcaggtaggcagtTTGGCCATGACAATTTGCCCAtaattgtgaatgagtgtgtgaatgtgtgtgggttatgccctgtgatggactggtatctGGGATGAAcctctccattttctccatctCATCTTATATTGTACTAGACTCTGTACACAAAGCACTAAATgcaggggtgccaatagttGTGAAATGTGGTTCTGGctgaaaatgtatatttagaTAAGGGGTGTAAAAGCAATTTACCACAAAGACACCCCCACGcttcccccccacccccaaataaaactttttttaaccaagGGTGGCAGTAATTCTGATATGCAGTATAAGACAGATCAGGTAAGTAACATAATTGAACGTCCATTCATCTATTATCCAGGGATTAATTAATTGAGGAATATTATCAAATGATTTTGTAACACTGTCATTAGTAACATTGTTAAAAGCTTTAAGACAACTTGACAAAGTGAAGTTTACTGCCCACCTGAGAGCAGTGATCCAAAACTTCCTCTTTAAAGCGTTTAAACCCTTCCTGAATCTGTGGGTGGTTCAGAGCGAAGGACAGGAAGTGAGTGAATGGCTGTTTCCTGCGGAAGCTCTCGATCAAAACCTCGACACGTGTTACAGCTGACGCTACTGCTGCCTTATGAGAGCCTGTGATCACTGCAAAACCACAGAACAAGCACAAGCACACATTTAGCCCTGCACAGAGAACACCAgcagaacacactgtacacatcctcaaccaaaagaacaccacatAAAAAGATGCCACCACAACATAACCGCAGTTTTCCATTCTTGTAAACATCAACTGAACATTTTGtgataagcaaaaaaaaaaaagtgtgcactCCATCTTGATGATTAAGATGTTATGAACCTGAAAAGAAACAGTAGATTTTTCCACTTCTCTGTAAAAGttcaataaaaattataaagatCTCTAACCTATCGGTGCCTCTACTCCTTGCTTGGGAATGCTGATCGTAGTTTTAGTCTCTGCTTCCAGTCGTCTCCGTGTCTCGCCTTTCTTTCCAATGATGTacctttggaaaaaaaacaaatcaaatcccAAAGCAggtattaatttattattaaagggATCTTGAACCATGACCCTTTGCAAAGCATTCTGATATTTCATCTTAAAGAAAGAACTCATTGTTTAATGGGGAAAAACTGTAGGACTTAAACATATCTGTAAATCAAAGTGATTATATACTGACTTGTAAAGAACACTCGGGACGTCTATGGCACAGCGAAAGCCCTTGTCTGTCTGCTCAATGTTACTCGTGTCACAGGATTCATCCATGCACTGGTCACTGACTGTAAAACAGCATGATTCAGGATTAAAGTTCTAATGATTGCTGTAATATAAGCACTTTGGGCACAAGCTTATGAAAGAAAatcataaatgattaaatatattgTGCAATGCAAGAAtgaattttttataataatgaaatgaaatataaatgtaacataaatgtatttgttgttatttacttatttatgtatttcagtAGTTTTTTACTCTGGGATTTATTTCAATTCAAGCATTCGTGACAGACGATATTGGACATGAAACTGAATCTGTCACTTTGACCCATCACCCAGTAAAGAACAATTGCGTGATACAGCTCTGAATGCACAAACAGCGCAGTCACATTAGGAAACACGTCAGTTTGTTCTCTGAACTCATCCATTTCATGTGAAGtgacttacattttattttcaaaattgtaTATTACATGGTTTGTTTCAGCATAGCTCTGTTGAATCAAATCAAGTCAAACAGAGCCCTCTCTAATTTGATGAATAAAAGCCACATTTAATATTAGTCTCATTTCATGTAGCatcaagaataaaaaataaattagtgaATTGTcaaattatttacttacttaagTCCacagaacacctgtacacctgcactttcatgcagttatctaatcagccaatcatgtggcagcagcacactgcacaaaatcatgcagatgcaggtcgaGAGCTTCAggtaacgttcacatcaaacatcagaatgaataaaaagtgtgatctctgtgactttgattgtgccATGGatattggtgccagatgggctgggtTGAGTATTtctgtcatgggcacagactcaccaaaactggacagttgaagattagaaaaaaaatcacctggtctttttccagtcttcagttgtccagtttgggtgagtctgtgcccatgagagcctcagagtcctgttcttggctgacaggagtcgAACCCGaggtggtcttctgctgctgcagcccatccacctcaaggtttgatgtgttgtgctttctaagatgcttttctgctcaccactgtagTAAAGAGTGCTATATTACTATAGACTTCAGATCAGCTCAGCTCAGACCAGTatgatcattctcctctgatctctctcatcaacaaggtgtttcagcctgcagaccctctgtacactggatgttttttgtttttcacaccattctgtgtaaactccagagactgttatgtgtaaaaatcccaggagatcagcagtttttgaaatactcaaaccagcccatctggcaccaacaaccatgccatggttaatgtcacagagatcacacttttcccccattctgatgtttgatgtgaacattcactgaagctcttgacctgtatctgcatgatttttttgcattgcgctgctgccatatgattggctgattagataactgcacgattgtgcaggtgtacaggtgttcctaataaattgggcAGTGAGTGCATATTTCTTTATACACAATATGTTTAAGCATTCTAACATTATTTAACTGTAgttcagtaaaatatatatcCATAACATGTAACCTGGTCCAGAGTATGAGAAAgcttcctcctcttcatcttcatgaTGTTCTTCTTTAACAGCATTTTTTCGGTAAATCCTCCCATTGATGTTAATGAGCGCTGGCCTCAAAACGTCCATAGCGGGCTACAATTCCTGAAGGCCAATAAACAGCCATGAATAAACATCACATGTGAGTATGTTCACAGAGGACGTTCACATGGTTCAAGTCCAGTTACATTTGTATCAGTACATTTGAATTGTAAATAGGCAGTGGTAGCTGAGTGGTTAAAGCATGAGACTATTGATCGAAagggagttcaaatcccagcaccaccaagctgccactgttaggCCCTTAACGCTGCAAgacctttaaccctcaactgctcagttgtaccCTGTCCaaatgtaagtcgctttggataaaagcgtcagCCAAATGAGGAAAATGTAAATCTCTAAATCACTCATTAGTGGAGCTAACCAAGAAGCATCTGATGTGATTACCCTGCTGAAAAGTCCAGCTTGGTCTGACTCCTGGGCCGAACTGCTCAAGCTAGTAGTGGACACTATTATAACACAGCAACACTGACAACTAAACAGCAGCACACTGGTAATCATACACCACTATAATTGGTGGCATTATAAACCATTTTTAGGCTTCAAACTCAGTCCCTTTACAAAAGAGacataatatttacaaaatctACATGCACAAGTCACTTTACATGTTCATCCTGCTGCTCAGGACTATTAGCACTATTTACACTATCGATAATACTGTGcaggggggcatggtggcttggtggttagcactgttgcctcgcacctccggggttgggggctTGAATCCCGCCTTCTCCCTGCGTGCGCAGAGATTGCATGTTCTTCCcttgcttcaggggtttcctccggggactccagtttcctccccaagCCCAAAGACATGCTTTGTAGACTGATTgtcatttccaaattgtctatggagtgtgaatgtgtgtgcgattgtgccgtgcgatgggttggcaccccgtccaggataagtggtatggaagatggatggataatacTATGTACTAGAGTTTTGTAGTGTTCACTgtatagtttgtttatttagtcctgtattgtttattttataatctattttctgtgtttatcGACTTTGCACTGTCTGTTACTGTGCTACATATCCTCATGTCTGACATTGTTTCATGTGTTGTGAAGGACCATGATTCTGGGGGAACTATATTTCATTACATCTGTGATGacagaaatgacaataaagcctaCTTGACTTGACTCAAATGCATATGATGTGCAGGACaaaatgatgcatttttttctctcttcttatCATAACAGACTTTTTTTATGTCTTAGTCCCAgtgtttttgatcattttttaacATGGATATGACGCCTCAAGACCAATTTCAACACCTAAATCCTATCTCACTCCTTATTTGACACATAGTGCAAAAGTCATTATTTCATACACTGTGTAGTACAATTAAATTGATCTTGAGGTGTCACATTCATATAAAAAGGCAagatttaaaattaaagtttgCCTAAAGAAACTGGATTCAAAAGACATGAAAACTAGTCTGTAGGCAGTGCTTCTGTTCATGAAGGTATTTCAGCTAACTAGCTTAACTGCTTGGGCTTACAGCTACACTAAACACAGCTTTCACCTCACAGGTGGACAATTTTGTCTGAATCCCTTCTCACTCCTTATTTGAcatctagtgcactagatatggtgaaaagaaaaaaaaaaaaaacaacaacattatttCACCCCCTACAGTATGTAGTACACTAAGAGAGAACCCAGTGAAACTAGTTATTTCTTTAAAGTGTAGCATAACAAAAGCAATGCCAATAATACAGCAGGTAAATATAGAGAATCaggttatttaaataataataaaaaaaatctaggtGTAAAATCTCCATAATATAAACGGGAAACATCATACCTACAGTTAAATACCTTCCAGATGCTCTCAAGTAGACTTCCTACTTCCGCTACGTCACCGGAAATACATGCTCTGCTTCGCTTTGCCGCTCCTCCGAGGCATTAGATGGCGCTGTCATGtacaagagtgtgtgtataacacGAGAAGCAGCACCAGAACTAGGATACTAAACGacgtaagttttttttttttttaaatacatttaatacattttagtgAAACAgcaattcttatttattattgcttaacattttaaatatctgtGTTCTATAACTAATAAAAGAATGACGAACTATCATACAGTCAGGTCTCTAGCTAGCTGCTTAGCTTGCTAACTCTCTCTGTAAACATTAGCTTGTCCCAGATAACCGGTTATCTAACTAACATCACTTGAACTGATCTGTGGTATACAACATCACTGTAACAaccacttaaaaataaataaataaataaaaaacttacgtTTGCAAAGCTTAAATGTAGCTATTGCTGGAAAGATATTTGctgatttttaatgttttcaatCTGACTAGAAATAGCTCAGCTTTATAGATAAGTATAGATAAGTACCTAATTCATGTATGATAATATAAGAGAGACtctatggccaaacgtttgtggacacctgaccatcacactcatgtgtggttcttccccaaactgttgcacaaagctggaagcacaccagtgtatagaatgtctttgtatgctgtaacattacagtttcccttcactggaactaagaggcccaaagaggcatgacaatgcccctgtgcacaaagcgagatttatgaagacgtggtttgccaaggctggagctGAAGAaatcgagtgtcctgcacagagccctgacctcaaccctactaaACATCTTTGGggtgaactggaacaccgactgcaccccagatctcctcacccaacatcagtgcctgacctcactaatgctcttgtggctgaatgaacacaaatcccttcagccatgctccaaaatctagtggaaagccttcccagaagagtggaggttattataacagcaaaatggggactaaatctgtaatgggatgttcaacaaacacatatgtgtgtgctggccaggggtccacaaacttttagccatataggatattttaatacaaaaatattttgtatttagtaTTGATAAGATATGCTGTCAGTTTCTGTGGCTAGGTAATATCTCTTACACCTTGTCTGGTATCTACTTGCTCCAGTTTTGATTGATTTAATCCACAGGTTTTCAACCCTGGTCCTGGTGTACCCCCTGTACCCCCTGCACATtattagtgttttccctgctctaacacacctgttcAGGTGAATCGAAACTAATATATGCAGGACAAGGCTGTACTCCAGGGCCACCTTTGGGAACCCGTGTCTTAGCCAGGTACCTACCAAATAGTTTTCTTTATAGACATACAatattactgactgtagcctgTGTGTTGCTATGTACAATCTGTCATCTCTCCTCTATGCCGACCATCATTGTTTCTCCCCAAAGGGACAACCACAGGACCACTACTGACCACCACAGCAGTGACATTGacatggaaatgtgtgtgatgctgaCAGTGTTTCAGATGAAgcagggttttatttttttaaaacacctcAACTAGCCAAAAATACCCAGATAAGAGCAGTcctgtggtcagaaactgacacTGTTGAGGGGCGATAGGTACGAGTAACACTGTATGGGATGTGTGTGGTATGAAGGAATAACACAATAGGGTgctctgttataggaaaataatctgcgATGGAATGGTGTGATACCACCAGTCCtactttttttgctttatagttatgtttaatgtctgTACAACaatttacttcctgttatcatttcagttataacagctataaaaaaaGATGTTCCCTTACCAgcttctcatttttctctctctcttgaagttaataagacaaaaaaaattgcagcttgtccaGTTACAGACAAACAGCAAAGCGCTTTATCCTGACGACTGTCCCGTGTCCGAatacttagttacagctttacctctgactgttacaaagctctgacactggagacttgtACATAACAGGAATTatgtacagatttttaaaatccatttttttaatggagcatccgccatacaagttatatgtaaattgttactatagtaatTACAGCgtattaatagaaacctgtgatttgaccTGCAGTCGGCACTAcggtcagatctgctgttatagaaaattaatcaacaatttatGACCAATTAGAATTTAACAATGCTCtggtataataaaaatattagatCACATATCACCTGACCACAAGACCTGTCTTTGTCTTACAAAATATGTATCATGCTATTTTTTtggcacacacaaaacactagCAGAACAGCagctgtttttaattaaaacttgcATTCAGTCAGCTTCTTGTTATTCTAAGTAACAATGAAGAAGTACTTATGAGAGTATTGTCAGAAATAATTGCACGTCTCTGTGACTCCAGTAACACTGCTGCACTAATACACTCAGtgcagcatcacacacactaccctGCTGTTTTGGGAATGAtacaccacccaaataatatctggttaGTGGTGGTCCATTGATGGACAGGGTAGAAGGGCGCCTTCAAACTGCATAGTAACAGATGGTCTATAATAAGTACATGCTTACAAAGTCACTTATATGGTAGGTGTAACTGATAAATTCGCTGATAAGTGTAGATACAAGGTAGGTGTATTTAATATCCTACTAAATCAGCTACACAGAGTAAAGAAGCCATTCTTTCATACTGTTCGTAATGCTCTTGTATCCAGAATTGCATAGTGAATCCAAATTAGCCTCAGCTTAAACATCAAATGTTGAAGCTATTTCAGAATCGGGGGCTTATATTTGGACTAGacgatcttttttttttccacacaggaAACGCTACCTTGTGGTGACCTACAgacgtggacaaatttgttggtacccttacagTTCTCTGAAACAATGATTCATTGCTCCTGAATAGTGATTAAACCAAAAGTCTCATATATACCTGCCTGCCCGTAATAGATTAAATAGATTTAAACCAGATTTAAAtagattaaaccaataaaattgtgAGGGGAAAtgacttattgtttattttaccaaGATAATCTAAAACAGCCTGGA
The sequence above is a segment of the Pangasianodon hypophthalmus isolate fPanHyp1 chromosome 12, fPanHyp1.pri, whole genome shotgun sequence genome. Coding sequences within it:
- the ascc1 gene encoding activating signal cointegrator 1 complex subunit 1 isoform X1, which translates into the protein MDVLRPALININGRIYRKNAVKEEHHEDEEEEAFSYSGPVSDQCMDESCDTSNIEQTDKGFRCAIDVPSVLYKYIIGKKGETRRRLEAETKTTISIPKQGVEAPIVITGSHKAAVASAVTRVEVLIESFRRKQPFTHFLSFALNHPQIQEGFKRFKEEVLDHCSQDMGVDVSIFQNQVKLHLTIGTLALLNEQEVMRASELLTQCQSFIRDITEGKPLPLEVKGIEYMNDDPSMVDVLYAKICVLDGSDKLQQIADRLVECFVAAGLMVKEWDRVKLHATVMNTLFRKDPSAEDKGGAGRPSMKDREAFDARNILERFKEFYFGKCQLDSVQLSQRFSSDCTGYYSSAGSVTFI
- the ascc1 gene encoding activating signal cointegrator 1 complex subunit 1 isoform X3; its protein translation is MDVLRPALININGRIYRKNAVKEEHHEDEEEEAFSYSGPVSDQCMDESCDTSNIEQTDKGFRCAIDVPSVLYKYIIGKKGETRRRLEAETKTTISIPKQGVEAPIVITGSHKAAVASAVTRVEVLIESFRRKQPFTHFLSFALNHPQIQEGFKRFKEEVLDHCSQDMGVDVSIFQNQVKLHLTIGTLALLNEQEVMRASELLTQCQSFIRDITEGKPLPLEVKGIEYMNDDPSMVDVLYAKICVLDGSDKLQQIADRLVECFVAAGLMVKEWDRVKLHATVMNTLFRKDPSAEDKGGAGRPSMKDREAFDARNILEVSPL
- the ascc1 gene encoding activating signal cointegrator 1 complex subunit 1 isoform X2 codes for the protein MKVQVYRCSVDLISDQCMDESCDTSNIEQTDKGFRCAIDVPSVLYKYIIGKKGETRRRLEAETKTTISIPKQGVEAPIVITGSHKAAVASAVTRVEVLIESFRRKQPFTHFLSFALNHPQIQEGFKRFKEEVLDHCSQDMGVDVSIFQNQVKLHLTIGTLALLNEQEVMRASELLTQCQSFIRDITEGKPLPLEVKGIEYMNDDPSMVDVLYAKICVLDGSDKLQQIADRLVECFVAAGLMVKEWDRVKLHATVMNTLFRKDPSAEDKGGAGRPSMKDREAFDARNILERFKEFYFGKCQLDSVQLSQRFSSDCTGYYSSAGSVTFI